The Humulus lupulus chromosome 3, drHumLupu1.1, whole genome shotgun sequence genome window below encodes:
- the LOC133824842 gene encoding putative disease resistance protein At3g14460: MLSPNTTLKQIEILGYPGTKFPNWVGDDSFSNIVDINLRGSRHCSNLPPLGQLPSLKILHISAFDSVTTVGAEFYGNSSAKKKPFSSLEILIFEHMSAWKQWHSMQTEDAATYGKLKTLEIKYCPKLIGELPRFLPSLTKIEIDADEQCALNIPRLPCVTEMGITKLENVESLYEAIKAMNPSSSTGSLLTTLTPLQSLTLRNCGSSFRSFHMDLFPTLRTLDIYDCDYFEALSMSDGQCRELTFLSISCCCSFVSFPNGGLIAPKLREFRISLCPELKWLPEKMTSLSSLKSLEMRGCPLVETIPEGGLPISLSTLRINYHQLLRIKSNWQTLPNLRNVIVEGDEEDLESFPEEGLLPATVTSLAIDTFSILRGLDKNGLSQLTSLQRLYILSCPELQTLSEEGFPSSLSFLQIIRCPLLKKIYDTKDSENKEYWRKINHIPHVDII; this comes from the coding sequence ATGCTTTCACCTAACACAACGTTGAAGCAGATCGAGattcttggttatccagggacAAAATTTCCAAATTGGGTTGGGGATGATTCGTTCAGCAACATTGTTGACATAAATCTTAGGGGGAGTCGGCATTGCTCCAATTTACCACCACTTGGGCAACTGCCTTCActaaaaattctacacatttcagcTTTTGATTCAGTAACGACTGTGGGTGCTGAGTTTTACGGGAATAGTTCTGCGAAGAAGAAGCCATTTTCATCGTTGGAAATCTTAATTTTCGAGCACATGTCAGCATGGAAGCAATGGCACTCAATGCAAACTGAAGATGCAGCAACATATGGAAAGCTCAAAACACTTGAGATTAAATATTGTCCTAAGCTCATTGGGGAATTGCCTCGCTTCCTTCCTTCATTAACAAAGATTGAAATTGATGCAGATGAGCAGTGTGCTTTAAATATCCCAAGATTACCTTGTGTCACAGAAATGGGAATTACGAAATTGGAAAATGTGGAATCATTGTACGAGGCAATAAAGGCAATGAATCCTTCTTCTTCGACTGGAAGTTTGCTTACCACTCTCACTCCTCTTCAGTCACTTACTTTGAGAAACTGTGGGTCATCCTTTAGATCATTCCATATGGATTTATTTCCCACTCTCCGAACTCTTGATATATACGACTGCGATTACTTTGAAGCCCTCTCAATGTCCGATGGTCAATGTCGGGAACTAACTTTTCTGTCTATCTCTTGTTGTTGTAGCTTTGTGTCTTTCCCAAATGGTGGACTTATTGCTCCCAAACTGAGAGAATTTCGGATTTCTCTTTGCCCTGAATTGAAGTGGTTGCCTGAGAAGATGACTTCCCTCTCATCTTTGAAATCTTTGGAAATGAGAGGTTGTCCGTTGGTAGAGACTATTCCTGAAGGTGGTCTGCCCATTAGTTTGTCTACACTTAGGATAAACTATCATCAACTTTTGAGGATAAAATCGAATTGGCAAACATTACCCAATCTCAGAAATGTTATAgttgaaggagatgaagaagattTGGAATCATTTCCGGAGGAAGGACTACTGCCTGCCACTGTCACCTCTCTTGCTATCGATACATTTTCAATTCTTAGAGGCCTGGACAAAAATGGGCTGAGTCAACTCACCTCCTTGCAACGACTTTACATCTTGTCGTGCCCTGAGTTGCAGACATTATCAGAAGAAG